In Lytechinus pictus isolate F3 Inbred chromosome 13, Lp3.0, whole genome shotgun sequence, the DNA window TGTAGGCCCACCTAATCAAGGAACGaactctttcttccttccttcatacctttctttcaattttttttctttcattctttctcctatcttccttcctttatgtttatttctttttttcaatctctTTGTTTCTCTCCTTagttcgttctttctttctatctctcttttttatttttctgtctttctttcaaTCTAGACTaaggctttttttttcttcactttcttcattttgctttttcttGCCTCCACTCTTCTTTTAAGGAAACGGTTCTGGTGTCAATGTGTACGTCGTGGATACAGGCATCCTCCCAGGTAGCATTTTCTTTGGTGGTCGAGCAAAGGTAGCCTATGACTCGGTCGGAGATGGACAAGCTTATGTAAGTGAAATCAATCAGGCGGGTTGTTgcgacctttttttttttattggattttgtttttctctcagattattaatattattttcactaTCATGCGCGGTGAGATCGTGAGACTTTTGTTCCCTCGGCGAAGGAGGTGTGTTAATGATACCATTTACTCCTATTCAAAATTCTAGGAGGGTCTTTTTGGCCGTTATGTCTACTGGAAATGCATTGATCCGCGAAAGTTTAGACAAATATCGTAATTTTCATGAGATCAACACTTAATATCACACATGATTTTCTTCAATGAGGCGGAGGGGATGGGACACTATTGTATTTGTTGAGCGTCTGGGCGGTATATTGTAAAGTCTTTGGGCAAAAAGCataatcaaattttgaaataccattttcatgaatattaaatcaTTTCGCATCCTTTTCATCTGTTATCAAtaagtaaaatatatgtttCAAGTATTCTATTTATCAACGTCGTCATTGTCCAAAAcaatcaccatcaacatcatcgttatcattattgACAGAATGATAATCAtcgatcatcaccatcaatatcatcagTGCTCATCATCACCGTGGTCGTCGTCGATTTGTTTTTCTAGGGCATTGATTGCAATGGTCACGGCACCCACTGCGCCGGGACCATAGGAGCGGAGATATTTGGAGTGGCCCCGGGTGTCAACCTCTTCGGAGTACGTGTCCTCGACTGCCAGGGAAGCGGTACAGCTGCTGGCGTCATCGCAGGTAAAACGATAGGGAGCTTTCACAAACTAGGAGCAAGGGATATTTAACAGAATATAGTTTGAAATAAAAGGCGATTTGTGCACGCCTGAAATAAAATGAGTCTCCTTTTCTGCATCATTCGCAGACGATCGCTACTCAAGCAAGTGTTACATCAAAAccgaattctcccgaataaattcTGACCGATTCTGCCCGAATATGGCCTGATTCGCATGGATTCGGTGGTTCCGGAACCTATTCATCACTGATTCGGGGAGCTCCTCGAATAGAGACGAATGGGTCCAGAATAGGTCCCGATTCAGCACAGAATTACCAAGAATTGACCAGAATCAATTTTGGCCATCCCGAATAGAGAGAAGAATCGAGCCAAAGGTGCTCAGGAATCTTGCCGAATGTGGTCCGATTGCTCCGATAACAGCCGAATGACAACCCGATCGGAACGAATATGGCGCCATTTAGATCAGACCGTTACGCCCCGATTGAAACGAATAGATCCGGATCTGCCCAGAATACTCCAAATGCCTCGGCTACATCCCAAGTGTGGCCTGAATGAAATTGTTGTGGCCACATTCGGGCGTATTTTTAGGGTATTCGGCTGATTTTGAACATTACAAATCAGGTGGAATTTCTCCGCGAATGTTTGAAGAGTCCCTCCCGAGTTTTCTCGCATAGCTAGCTTTAAGCTGGGGTTACACAATAACCGAATTTTCCTGAATAAGTTCGGATCGATCCCGCCCGCATATTGCCTGATTCGGATGGATTCGATTGTTTCGGAACCTTTTCTTTCTCTGATTCGGGGAGCTCCCCGAATAGAGATGAATGGGTCAGAAATAGATCCCAATTGAGCGCAGAATCGCCAAGAATTGCCCCGAATCAATTTGGCCATCCCGAATAAAGCCGAATGCCACCCGATATTGGCAAGAAATGTCATCCGAATACATGCCAAATGTGGCCCGAATGAAATTTGTTATGGTCACATTCGGGAGTATTTTTGAGGGTATTCGGCTGGTTTTGATAATTTCGAAACGAGCCGAATTCCCCCACGAATTATTCCGAATTATTCCGAATCCCACCCAAATTTCTCGCTTTCGCGAAGGGAGAACAAAATACTCCCGAAACCACCCGAATACGAGTATTCGTAtggattcgcagctgattcggttcAGACGTAGGCCTAATTGCTTTATTGGCTTCATCTTGTCATAATCCATGCAGAGCCGAATCTCTCCAACATGAATTCCGcaagctgtttttttttatgatcagTCCGTGCATTTCATCGCAGACAATTTAAAATAATGGAGAATGCGAGAAAATTGCAACGAAAAGACGCAAATGCGCCTTCGTTGCGGGATTCCTGCGAGAAGGCATCGACCTTTACTCGCTCGCCACTCCGTTTAGGGTCGTGAATTTCTGCAAACTAATTGCGCCATTTAAGGGATCAATTTTGACAATCGTTCATTGGGCAATTATGTAAGAATCCAAATTTCGACATCCACTTAAATCGAGCAATATATCAATTGATTGtatattttgaatgtttaaagtatttttaaGTGTTTCATCTCATTTTTGCCATTAAGAATTTCTCGAAATGAGGTTACTATATAAGTATTTTAAATGTATAGGGCCATTAATCGCGGCAAGGGGTGGTCTAAATATTCGATTGTTTTGTTGACGGGAAGATCAGTGCAATAAACTTCaagtttttcttatatttttttcaccaagGTTGTGATTTTGTTGCGCGTTCAGCTATGAAACCCGCCATAGCTTCTATGTCACTAGGAGGCTTTGCGCAGCCGGCGTTGGACGATGCTGTGAGAGGAATGTTTCATGCTGGCGTTACCACAATGGTTGCGGCTGGCAACTCCAACAACGACTCCTGTTTATTCTCACCCAGCAGAGTCAGAGAGGTTTGTTGACTTATTTTTGTATAGCTAGCATATTGCATCAAGGTTTGATATCACAGTGTAAAATGATCTGGGGCctgggaatgattttttttttgtcagaggGGGTGCTGACTagagcctgttcagaccggcagagatagcgcgatctagcgcgcgctagatcgcgctatctctgcggtgtggaaggtacaacgtcgtttcggtccgcccaacagcgagccacggcgagccaaaacggcgtgccactggagcacctcttgggggtggtccacgagagatagcgcggtctagatagcgcgcgctagatcgcgctatctctgccggtgtgaacccgagctacgatagcacgccggaagtcatCTACACGCGGGGAATTTTATACTCATTCTATTTTGGTgcgatctgaatctgaatcggtACAACTCAACACTCCTAATTTTATGGAGTAAAACGCGTCGGAACATcgtgaaaatagaaatatagtAAGTAATgcgtcatggcaacaggacctctcaaaaaagggggtgctacgatagaccgcgctatctcactgcggtgtgaatccggcgaatgccaatgggcggaccgtggatcgcgctacgatagcgcgatccacggtccgcccacggtccccccttgcggtgtgaacagcctcTTGCTAGAGACAAAAAAAGACgatcaaaaacaaaaaaatatctcaaaagtGATCGTGATATTTCAATATCTCTACATTTGATCATACCAACCTGATTTAGAGGAGCTGCTGCCAATTGTGTAAAACATACGCGGTTTTACCCGGTGACACGACacatgctcctgcgacatttgctttgatgattgatgatagCAACGCAGAACTCgcgccctttggcaaggcattaatcTACATttaccactctccacccaggtgtagtaaatgggtacccggtaggaaatATTCATTGAGTGCTCGAGCGCCCGATTAGAGTAGCCCTGCTAAATCCGGGATAATAGTTTTGCAGCGCGTAGAAACAtcgggtgatttcaagttcagtgttgacctttggTGTTGgtgtcaatttttacacgaatataacaccaaacataaaatgaagatggtcctgaaaagtcactcactcgTTGTTGAGATAACAATAATGCGATCTGGTACAGATTAACAAActcagaataggttttggagcAAGGAGAAGCAATCCAAATAATGCTTCCAACACCAACGCtgacaccggacttgaaatcaccgcTGTGTAAATGTTgcatactattattattataagctAGTGGACAACACCTTGGTAGATACCCGAATAATGCCAAATTTCATAAAGTTGGCACAAGCATCATCTTTAACATTGCCAACAATATTCACTTTCTGCTCATACAGGCCATAACGGTTGCTGCTACGGCTATCAACGATCGCCGGGCTTCTTTCTCCAATTATGGGAGTTGTGTTGACCTGTTTGCCCCGGGTGTGAATATCCCCAGTGCGGCAATAAGCGGTGAAGAGTATATCGCAGCATTCAGCGGAACGTCTATGGCTTGTCCTCACGTTGCaggtaattaattaattaatattaatCAATTATGACCAGGATATGTTTACCCCCATTCGACCAATATTTCCAACTGGCCTCTGTTTCTAGAATCATTTCCTCCTTTTGTTGATCATTAagttatcaccccccccccccccattcccctCCGACGTCGGTCATTTTTTGCCGCGTAATCATATTGAAATTCGGCACGCGGTCTACGGTACCGCGACGAAATTTTCAAGATTTGTTGTCGTAAATTCATCCGAACTTATTTTTCGCTTCTAAATTATACTGATTAAAGAAAGAGAATAAGAATGTGGTTGCTGATCTTTGAAATAAGTTTCAAATACTGCTGTATTTTGGTCCTGGTAGTTTTAGGATTCTTACCGAACAtgatgacaaattaaaatttataaAGATTGGcggtatcatttttttttcatacatattcCAGTCCCCGCCCAGCGCCTCCTTCCCAGGAtccctcttctttcttttctttatatttcctcCTAATTTTCTcgatcttgatttttttttcggggggggggggttcatgacaccaagcccccccccccccccccatctgtatgccagtgTTAATTAGCCTATAGGTCCTTACCTTGAGGTAATTGATCATCTTACGCTGCTGCCCTTGGAACTTGGTCTTCCCTGTAGACAAGGCCTGATATGGCGTGTATTTCAGAAACTGAGCGACTAGTAAGAAAAGACTAAACGCTCAAACCCGGGTGAGCGAGAAAGTAGCTCGATCTCGAATTCATCCGGGTTTCGTCAGCTCTCGTCTCCGACCGTTAGTTTTATTTCAGCCACTACTTGACGAAGATTATAGCCAATTCACGATGCCTTGTCAAAAGGCTAGTAGACAACGGGTTAAAATACTAATACTCATttcttgatatacatgtaggtgctgCGGCTATTGCTCTTGGCAAATCTGGATCGATGACCCCTGTTGAACTGAAAACCAAGATGCTCGAGGACACAACTCCAGACGTGGTCGCCGACGTATCTGGCTCTCCGAACCTCCTTCTTTACGTGCCATAACACGTAAAGAAAAAAACCTTAACAGACTTGGGGACCagagggccgtttcataaagctgttcgtaacaGACTTGGGCACCagagggccgtttcataaagctgttcgtaagttaagagcgtctttaggaacgactggtgaaccttccTTAcccgcttaaccatcgccaatgaatataccatttacctcaagaaaggatcaccagtcgttcttaaagtggctcttaacttacgaacagctttatgaaacacccaccaggtttccgtttcataaagacttgttataataacaaatgcacgtTTTATACAACAAGTCTACTAATAATAGTCAATCAAAGTGAATTATTTTAGGAGTTTTTAACTGTTAATGCAGATTTGTTTTTAtcacaagttttatgaaacagggcccagGGTCGCATTGGAGTACGACGTTGGTCCTAAGCATGACCGTGTCaaggattttcattttctttaggAGCAAGAATTACCAGCTAAATATGTTTAAGAagaatatcaataaatatataatggaAATGCGAATTGATCGACCTTATGAGAATGGTGGGGTTTATCTTAAATTTACGATTAAAAATAAAgcaatgaaaattgttttttttttaaaacaattttatagGTCCTGCGCACTTCTCTAATGCGATTGATGCTTTTTCAAAGGTCTTGAGACCTTCCGTCTCTCCAGCAAACAGTGAATATTTTACTCAATAAatgaacatgtacatgaagtGATTGTTGAATGAAAAGTGGAGAACAAAACGAATGACATTGGATGTGGGTTTTTTATTAAATCAACGTccatttgacatgtttgagcTTTGGATGTATTCGTTCTTTGTAAAGGTATTTTTTTGCTTACAGGAGAAAACGCCAAGAGGTTATAACGATAGTATAATATTCGCAGTACTTTTTACGGTAGatagcataataataataataatatagggtatttatattgcgcacatatccaccttgcaTACATAAATTCAGAGATTCTtcgaaaatttaattttcttaaatCATGGAACAGTACAATTTTATGttattctctctcttttttatctGTTTATTCTGTCATTGAATTCTTCCTCTTTCTATAATGCCGAACGCTAACGATTTTAgccatttatcttttttttcttcctcggTGACGTGCGATTTATATTGTATGCTTATATTTAACAAAAATCGTATTCATCGCCCATAGCTTCACTATTCCTGAAGAGAAGA includes these proteins:
- the LOC129274538 gene encoding extracellular serine proteinase-like is translated as MHFTLASKAQHSTNKIIPWARRQWSNHTSRSASSTLRNLSLADDLLKVREPQQISKMELVFAILTALFSTGFARNVTFHRVAEPIEDHYIVVMKPKEDVVAVKKLIQLDRSGIFRDSYIKYTYTTAINGFSAKLSERALAKLLARDEIDYISQDSKVTASAVAQWGLDRIGQRNLPLSGDYSFLGNGSGVNVYVVDTGILPGSIFFGGRAKVAYDSVGDGQAYGIDCNGHGTHCAGTIGAEIFGVAPGVNLFGVRVLDCQGSGTAAGVIAGCDFVARSAMKPAIASMSLGGFAQPALDDAVRGMFHAGVTTMVAAGNSNNDSCLFSPSRVREAITVAATAINDRRASFSNYGSCVDLFAPGVNIPSAAISGEEYIAAFSGTSMACPHVAGAAAIALGKSGSMTPVELKTKMLEDTTPDVVADVSGSPNLLLYVP